One Lemur catta isolate mLemCat1 chromosome 15, mLemCat1.pri, whole genome shotgun sequence genomic window carries:
- the TP53I13 gene encoding tumor protein p53-inducible protein 13 isoform X3, with translation MAPPPPSPQLLLVAALARLLDPSEVSPRVTYTQVSPGQAEDVTFLYHPCAHPWLKLQLALLAHVCVAKPSLTPDPKLTQDRPLVLTAWGVALEMAWVEPAWAARWLKRRQRRKQRKKAWFHCDSLLGASPLVPNRSRGPLCRKGCVQALALAFALRSWRPPGTEVTSRGLRQLSPSGAKRRGLRAALGLQPTYLAPGVPSASPWSLKAKQPMLGIPGEAGDAPSVPTVPLLPGGREGNASSKTEAQVPNAQGSPGGCACPNQASPAPRAAAPPRPARGPTPRTEEAAWAAMALTFLLVLLTLATLCTRLHRNFRRGESIYWGPTGDSQDTVAAVLKRRLPTPARRVKRSRRRPLLPPTPDSGPDGDSSE, from the exons ATGGCGCCTCCTCCGCCATCGCCCCAGCTGCTTCTAGTGGCAGCCCTTGCAAGGCTCCTGGATCCCAGTGAG GTGTCACCAAGAGTGACGTACACACAGGTGAGCCCAGGACAG GCTGAGGATGTCACCTTCCTCTACCACCCCTGTGCCCACCCCTGGCTGAAGCTCCAGCTTGCCCTCCTGGCTCACGTTTGTGTGGCCAAGCCCTCGCTCACCCCTGACCCCAAGCTCACTCAGGATCGG CCTCTGGTGCTGACAGCATGGGGAGTGGCACTGGAGATGGCATGGGTAGAGCCAGCCTGGGCTGCCCGCTGGCTCAAGAGGAGGCAGCGGCggaagcagaggaagaaagcATGGTTCCACTGTGACAGCCTTTTGGGGGCCTCTCCCTTGGTGCCAAACCGGAGCAGAGGGCCGCTGTGCCGGAAAGGGTGTGTGCAG GCCCTGGCTTTGGCCTTTGCTCTGCGGAGCTGGCGACCACCTGGCACAGAGGTGACATCTAGAGGGCTCAGGCAGCTCTCTCCCAGTGGTGCCAAGAGGCGGGGCCTGCGGGCTGCCCTTGGTCTCCAGCCCACTTACCTAGCCCCTGGGGTCCCCTCTGCTTCCCCCTGGAGCTTGAAGGCCAAGCAGCCCATGTTGGGAATCCCGGGTGAGGCGGGTGATGCCCCATCCGTGCCCACTGTGCCCCTGCTGCCTGGGGGCCGTGAAGGCAATGCTAGCTCCAAGACAGAGGCTCAGGTGCCCAACGCGCAAGGCAGCCCAGGGGGCTGTGCCTGTCCGAATCAGGCCTCCCCGGCCCCTCGCGCAGCAGCGCCTCCACGGCCAGCCCGAGGCCCCACCCCACGCACGGAGGAGGCCGCGTGGGCTGCCATGGCCCTGACCTTCCTGTTGGTGCTGCTCACCCTGGCCACGCTCTGCACACGGCTGCACCGGAACTTCCGACGAGGGGAGAGTATCTACTGGGGGCCCACAGGGGACAGCCAGGACACAGTGGCTG CTGTGCTGAAGCGGAGGCTGCCGACGCCCGCGCGTCGGGTCAAGCGCTCCCGCCGGAGACCCCTTCTCCCACCCACGCCAGACAGCGGCCCGGACGGGGATAGCTCCGAGTGA
- the TP53I13 gene encoding tumor protein p53-inducible protein 13 isoform X1, whose amino-acid sequence MAPPPPSPQLLLVAALARLLDPSEVVAGLAEERGARCPEGLWPLPPQVSPRVTYTQVSPGQAEDVTFLYHPCAHPWLKLQLALLAHVCVAKPSLTPDPKLTQDRPLVLTAWGVALEMAWVEPAWAARWLKRRQRRKQRKKAWFHCDSLLGASPLVPNRSRGPLCRKGCVQALALAFALRSWRPPGTEVTSRGLRQLSPSGAKRRGLRAALGLQPTYLAPGVPSASPWSLKAKQPMLGIPGEAGDAPSVPTVPLLPGGREGNASSKTEAQVPNAQGSPGGCACPNQASPAPRAAAPPRPARGPTPRTEEAAWAAMALTFLLVLLTLATLCTRLHRNFRRGESIYWGPTGDSQDTVAAVLKRRLPTPARRVKRSRRRPLLPPTPDSGPDGDSSE is encoded by the exons ATGGCGCCTCCTCCGCCATCGCCCCAGCTGCTTCTAGTGGCAGCCCTTGCAAGGCTCCTGGATCCCAGTGAG GTGGTGGCTGGGCTGGCAGAGGAGCGGGGAGCTCGCTGTCCGGAGGGCTTGTGGCCTCTGCCCCCACAG GTGTCACCAAGAGTGACGTACACACAGGTGAGCCCAGGACAG GCTGAGGATGTCACCTTCCTCTACCACCCCTGTGCCCACCCCTGGCTGAAGCTCCAGCTTGCCCTCCTGGCTCACGTTTGTGTGGCCAAGCCCTCGCTCACCCCTGACCCCAAGCTCACTCAGGATCGG CCTCTGGTGCTGACAGCATGGGGAGTGGCACTGGAGATGGCATGGGTAGAGCCAGCCTGGGCTGCCCGCTGGCTCAAGAGGAGGCAGCGGCggaagcagaggaagaaagcATGGTTCCACTGTGACAGCCTTTTGGGGGCCTCTCCCTTGGTGCCAAACCGGAGCAGAGGGCCGCTGTGCCGGAAAGGGTGTGTGCAG GCCCTGGCTTTGGCCTTTGCTCTGCGGAGCTGGCGACCACCTGGCACAGAGGTGACATCTAGAGGGCTCAGGCAGCTCTCTCCCAGTGGTGCCAAGAGGCGGGGCCTGCGGGCTGCCCTTGGTCTCCAGCCCACTTACCTAGCCCCTGGGGTCCCCTCTGCTTCCCCCTGGAGCTTGAAGGCCAAGCAGCCCATGTTGGGAATCCCGGGTGAGGCGGGTGATGCCCCATCCGTGCCCACTGTGCCCCTGCTGCCTGGGGGCCGTGAAGGCAATGCTAGCTCCAAGACAGAGGCTCAGGTGCCCAACGCGCAAGGCAGCCCAGGGGGCTGTGCCTGTCCGAATCAGGCCTCCCCGGCCCCTCGCGCAGCAGCGCCTCCACGGCCAGCCCGAGGCCCCACCCCACGCACGGAGGAGGCCGCGTGGGCTGCCATGGCCCTGACCTTCCTGTTGGTGCTGCTCACCCTGGCCACGCTCTGCACACGGCTGCACCGGAACTTCCGACGAGGGGAGAGTATCTACTGGGGGCCCACAGGGGACAGCCAGGACACAGTGGCTG CTGTGCTGAAGCGGAGGCTGCCGACGCCCGCGCGTCGGGTCAAGCGCTCCCGCCGGAGACCCCTTCTCCCACCCACGCCAGACAGCGGCCCGGACGGGGATAGCTCCGAGTGA
- the TP53I13 gene encoding tumor protein p53-inducible protein 13 isoform X4, with protein sequence MAWVEPAWAARWLKRRQRRKQRKKAWFHCDSLLGASPLVPNRSRGPLCRKGCVQALALAFALRSWRPPGTEVTSRGLRQLSPSGAKRRGLRAALGLQPTYLAPGVPSASPWSLKAKQPMLGIPGEAGDAPSVPTVPLLPGGREGNASSKTEAQVPNAQGSPGGCACPNQASPAPRAAAPPRPARGPTPRTEEAAWAAMALTFLLVLLTLATLCTRLHRNFRRGESIYWGPTGDSQDTVAAVLKRRLPTPARRVKRSRRRPLLPPTPDSGPDGDSSE encoded by the exons ATGGCATGGGTAGAGCCAGCCTGGGCTGCCCGCTGGCTCAAGAGGAGGCAGCGGCggaagcagaggaagaaagcATGGTTCCACTGTGACAGCCTTTTGGGGGCCTCTCCCTTGGTGCCAAACCGGAGCAGAGGGCCGCTGTGCCGGAAAGGGTGTGTGCAG GCCCTGGCTTTGGCCTTTGCTCTGCGGAGCTGGCGACCACCTGGCACAGAGGTGACATCTAGAGGGCTCAGGCAGCTCTCTCCCAGTGGTGCCAAGAGGCGGGGCCTGCGGGCTGCCCTTGGTCTCCAGCCCACTTACCTAGCCCCTGGGGTCCCCTCTGCTTCCCCCTGGAGCTTGAAGGCCAAGCAGCCCATGTTGGGAATCCCGGGTGAGGCGGGTGATGCCCCATCCGTGCCCACTGTGCCCCTGCTGCCTGGGGGCCGTGAAGGCAATGCTAGCTCCAAGACAGAGGCTCAGGTGCCCAACGCGCAAGGCAGCCCAGGGGGCTGTGCCTGTCCGAATCAGGCCTCCCCGGCCCCTCGCGCAGCAGCGCCTCCACGGCCAGCCCGAGGCCCCACCCCACGCACGGAGGAGGCCGCGTGGGCTGCCATGGCCCTGACCTTCCTGTTGGTGCTGCTCACCCTGGCCACGCTCTGCACACGGCTGCACCGGAACTTCCGACGAGGGGAGAGTATCTACTGGGGGCCCACAGGGGACAGCCAGGACACAGTGGCTG CTGTGCTGAAGCGGAGGCTGCCGACGCCCGCGCGTCGGGTCAAGCGCTCCCGCCGGAGACCCCTTCTCCCACCCACGCCAGACAGCGGCCCGGACGGGGATAGCTCCGAGTGA
- the TP53I13 gene encoding tumor protein p53-inducible protein 13 isoform X2 — protein MAPPPPSPQLLLVAALARLLDPSEVVAGLAEERGARCPEGLWPLPPQVSPRVTYTQVSPGQAEDVTFLYHPCAHPWLKLQLALLAHVCVAKPSLTPDPKLTQDRPLVLTAWGVALEMAWVEPAWAARWLKRRQRRKQRKKAWFHCDSLLGASPLVPNRSRGPLCRKGCVQALALAFALRSWRPPGTEVTSRGLRQLSPSGAKRRGLRAALGLQPTYLAPGVPSASPWSLKAKQPMLGIPGEAGDAPSVPTVPLLPGGREGNASSKTEAQVPNAQGSPGGCACPNQASPAPRAAAPPRPARGPTPRTEEAAWAAMALTFLLVLLTLATLCTRLHRNFRRGESIYWGPTGDSQDTVAAEAADARASGQALPPETPSPTHARQRPGRG, from the exons ATGGCGCCTCCTCCGCCATCGCCCCAGCTGCTTCTAGTGGCAGCCCTTGCAAGGCTCCTGGATCCCAGTGAG GTGGTGGCTGGGCTGGCAGAGGAGCGGGGAGCTCGCTGTCCGGAGGGCTTGTGGCCTCTGCCCCCACAG GTGTCACCAAGAGTGACGTACACACAGGTGAGCCCAGGACAG GCTGAGGATGTCACCTTCCTCTACCACCCCTGTGCCCACCCCTGGCTGAAGCTCCAGCTTGCCCTCCTGGCTCACGTTTGTGTGGCCAAGCCCTCGCTCACCCCTGACCCCAAGCTCACTCAGGATCGG CCTCTGGTGCTGACAGCATGGGGAGTGGCACTGGAGATGGCATGGGTAGAGCCAGCCTGGGCTGCCCGCTGGCTCAAGAGGAGGCAGCGGCggaagcagaggaagaaagcATGGTTCCACTGTGACAGCCTTTTGGGGGCCTCTCCCTTGGTGCCAAACCGGAGCAGAGGGCCGCTGTGCCGGAAAGGGTGTGTGCAG GCCCTGGCTTTGGCCTTTGCTCTGCGGAGCTGGCGACCACCTGGCACAGAGGTGACATCTAGAGGGCTCAGGCAGCTCTCTCCCAGTGGTGCCAAGAGGCGGGGCCTGCGGGCTGCCCTTGGTCTCCAGCCCACTTACCTAGCCCCTGGGGTCCCCTCTGCTTCCCCCTGGAGCTTGAAGGCCAAGCAGCCCATGTTGGGAATCCCGGGTGAGGCGGGTGATGCCCCATCCGTGCCCACTGTGCCCCTGCTGCCTGGGGGCCGTGAAGGCAATGCTAGCTCCAAGACAGAGGCTCAGGTGCCCAACGCGCAAGGCAGCCCAGGGGGCTGTGCCTGTCCGAATCAGGCCTCCCCGGCCCCTCGCGCAGCAGCGCCTCCACGGCCAGCCCGAGGCCCCACCCCACGCACGGAGGAGGCCGCGTGGGCTGCCATGGCCCTGACCTTCCTGTTGGTGCTGCTCACCCTGGCCACGCTCTGCACACGGCTGCACCGGAACTTCCGACGAGGGGAGAGTATCTACTGGGGGCCCACAGGGGACAGCCAGGACACAGTGGCTG CGGAGGCTGCCGACGCCCGCGCGTCGGGTCAAGCGCTCCCGCCGGAGACCCCTTCTCCCACCCACGCCAGACAGCGGCCCGGACGGGGATAG